One Cellulomonas taurus genomic region harbors:
- a CDS encoding response regulator: MIRVLIADDSRVMRQIVIRTLRQAGYDWEVREAADGAEALQAVRDDEPDVVLSDWNMPEMTGIDLLRRLRAEGFGTPFGFVTSEGSPEMRETAEAAGALFLIAKPFTPDSFREVIEPVLA; the protein is encoded by the coding sequence ATGATCCGCGTGCTCATCGCCGACGACAGCCGTGTCATGCGGCAGATCGTGATCCGCACGCTGCGCCAGGCCGGCTACGACTGGGAGGTCCGTGAGGCCGCCGACGGGGCCGAGGCCCTGCAGGCGGTCCGGGACGACGAGCCCGACGTCGTGCTGTCCGACTGGAACATGCCGGAGATGACCGGCATCGACCTGCTGCGTCGTCTCCGGGCGGAGGGCTTCGGCACCCCGTTCGGCTTCGTGACCTCGGAGGGGTCGCCGGAGATGCGGGAGACCGCGGAGGCGGCCGGTGCGCTGTTCCTGATCGCCAAGCCGTTCACCCCGGACTCGTTCCGCGAGGTCATCGAGCCGGTGCTGGCATGA
- a CDS encoding NCS2 family permease has protein sequence MSTTTPGTAVPAAPRNALDRFFKITERGSSIGAEVRGGLVTFFAMSYIIVLNPLIIGTAQDGTGQFLGGGDGPNLAMVAATTALVAGLMSILMGVVANFPLALAAGLGLNAAVAFSIAALPDMTWADAMGIVVLEGILILILVLTGFRQAVFQAVPMELKTAISVGIGLFVAFVGLVNAGFVRIPASQSTPVELGIGGSLGAWPLLVFLVGVFIAVILMTRKVKGAILIAIVASTVLAVVVEAITHVGVRTADNGGGWALNVPALPDGVVAAPDFSLLGQFSLFGSIGKIGVVAVILLVFSLMVADFFDTMGTMVAVGGEAGLLDKGGNPPRTKQILIVDSVAAIAGGAGSVSSNTSYVESSAGVGDGARTGLASVVTGIAFLLATFLSPLIEMVPSEAATPALVVVGFLMFQQITGIDWKNFEVAIPAFLTVILMPFAYSITVGIGAGVVSFVVLKIAVGKIRLIHPMMWVATVLFGIYFLTEPIKGLLGL, from the coding sequence ATGTCCACCACCACTCCGGGCACCGCTGTGCCCGCGGCGCCGCGCAACGCGCTGGACCGCTTCTTCAAGATCACCGAGCGCGGCTCGTCCATCGGCGCGGAGGTCCGCGGCGGTCTGGTGACCTTCTTCGCGATGAGCTACATCATCGTGCTGAACCCGCTCATCATCGGCACCGCCCAGGACGGCACCGGCCAGTTCCTCGGCGGCGGTGACGGCCCGAACCTGGCGATGGTCGCGGCGACGACCGCTCTGGTGGCCGGGCTGATGTCGATCCTGATGGGTGTCGTGGCGAACTTCCCGCTGGCGCTCGCCGCCGGTCTGGGCCTGAACGCGGCCGTCGCCTTCTCGATCGCGGCGCTGCCGGACATGACCTGGGCCGACGCGATGGGCATCGTGGTGCTGGAGGGCATCCTGATCCTGATCCTGGTGCTCACCGGGTTCCGGCAGGCGGTCTTCCAGGCGGTGCCGATGGAGCTCAAGACGGCGATCAGCGTCGGCATCGGCCTGTTCGTCGCCTTCGTCGGCTTGGTGAACGCCGGCTTCGTGCGGATCCCGGCCAGTCAGTCCACCCCGGTCGAGCTGGGCATCGGCGGCTCGCTGGGCGCGTGGCCGCTGCTGGTGTTCCTGGTCGGCGTGTTCATCGCGGTCATCCTGATGACCCGCAAGGTGAAGGGTGCCATCCTGATCGCGATCGTGGCGTCCACCGTGCTGGCGGTCGTCGTCGAGGCGATCACCCACGTCGGCGTGCGGACCGCGGACAACGGTGGTGGCTGGGCGCTGAACGTGCCCGCGCTGCCGGACGGCGTGGTCGCCGCGCCCGACTTCTCCCTGCTGGGTCAGTTCTCCCTGTTCGGCTCGATCGGCAAGATCGGCGTCGTCGCCGTCATCCTGCTGGTGTTCTCGCTGATGGTCGCCGACTTCTTCGACACCATGGGCACGATGGTCGCCGTCGGCGGTGAGGCCGGTCTGCTGGACAAGGGCGGCAACCCGCCGCGCACCAAGCAGATCCTGATCGTCGACTCGGTGGCGGCCATCGCCGGTGGCGCCGGGTCGGTGTCCTCGAACACCTCCTACGTGGAGTCCTCCGCCGGTGTCGGCGACGGGGCGCGCACCGGTCTGGCCTCGGTGGTCACCGGCATCGCCTTCCTGCTCGCGACCTTCCTGTCGCCGCTGATCGAGATGGTGCCCTCCGAGGCCGCCACCCCGGCGCTGGTCGTGGTCGGCTTCCTGATGTTCCAGCAGATCACCGGCATCGACTGGAAGAACTTCGAGGTCGCGATCCCGGCGTTCCTCACCGTGATCCTGATGCCCTTCGCGTACTCGATCACCGTGGGCATCGGCGCGGGCGTGGTGTCCTTCGTGGTGCTGAAGATCGCCGTCGGCAAGATCCGGCTGATCCACCCGATGATGTGGGTGGCCACGGTCCTGTTCGGGATCTACTTCCTCACCGAGCCGATCAAGGGCCTGCTCGGACTCTGA
- a CDS encoding UDP-glucose dehydrogenase family protein, with the protein MRISVIGCGYLGAVHAASMATLGHTVVGVDVDSAKIDRLAAGTAPFYEPGLPELLDGLRDSDRLTFTTDLSRVRGATVHFLCVGTPQKDGEFRADLSYVESSFEALKPYLNPGDLVVGKSTVPVGTAEELAARLAGTGATLVWNPEFLREGFAVQDTLHPDRLVYGLPTDADGNPTPEGELARGVLDQVYAAPLAEGAPLVITDYPTAQLVKVAANSFLATKISFINAMAELCEATGADVTRLADAIGHDVRIGRKFLNAGLGFGGGCLPKDIRAFMARAGELGVDQALSFLKEVDAINMRRRVRMVDLAREVCGGSIVGRRIAVLGAAFKPNSDDIRDSPALSVAGQMQLQGAHVTVTDPQAVENARTAWPGLHYATSVAEAVQDADVVLLATEWDEYRELDPDSIADLVAQRHILDGRNVLEPTRWRAAGWTYRALGRP; encoded by the coding sequence ATGCGTATCTCCGTCATCGGTTGCGGCTACCTCGGTGCCGTGCACGCGGCCAGCATGGCCACCCTCGGTCACACCGTCGTCGGTGTGGACGTGGACAGCGCGAAGATCGACCGGTTGGCCGCCGGTACCGCTCCGTTCTACGAGCCGGGTCTCCCCGAACTCCTGGACGGGCTGCGGGACAGCGACCGGCTCACCTTCACCACGGACCTGTCCCGGGTGCGGGGTGCCACGGTGCACTTCCTGTGCGTCGGCACCCCGCAGAAGGACGGCGAGTTCCGGGCCGATCTGTCCTATGTGGAGTCGTCCTTCGAGGCGTTGAAGCCCTACCTGAACCCGGGTGACCTGGTGGTGGGCAAGTCGACGGTCCCGGTCGGGACCGCGGAGGAGCTGGCGGCGCGTCTGGCGGGCACCGGCGCGACGCTGGTGTGGAACCCCGAGTTCCTGCGCGAGGGCTTCGCGGTGCAGGACACGCTGCACCCCGACCGGCTGGTCTACGGGCTGCCGACCGACGCCGACGGCAACCCCACCCCGGAGGGAGAGCTGGCCCGCGGCGTCCTGGACCAGGTCTACGCCGCACCGCTGGCCGAGGGTGCGCCGCTGGTGATCACGGACTATCCGACCGCGCAGCTGGTGAAGGTCGCGGCGAACTCCTTCCTGGCCACCAAGATCTCGTTCATCAACGCGATGGCCGAGCTGTGCGAGGCGACCGGTGCGGACGTGACCCGGCTGGCGGATGCGATCGGGCACGACGTGCGGATCGGTCGCAAGTTCCTGAACGCCGGGCTCGGCTTCGGGGGCGGGTGCCTGCCCAAGGACATCCGGGCGTTCATGGCGCGGGCCGGTGAGCTGGGGGTGGACCAGGCGCTGTCCTTCCTCAAGGAGGTCGACGCGATCAACATGCGGCGCCGGGTGCGGATGGTCGACCTGGCCCGTGAGGTCTGCGGCGGGTCGATCGTCGGACGCCGGATCGCGGTGCTGGGGGCGGCGTTCAAGCCGAACTCGGACGACATCCGCGACTCGCCCGCACTGTCGGTGGCCGGTCAGATGCAGCTGCAGGGTGCGCACGTCACCGTGACCGACCCGCAGGCGGTCGAGAACGCCCGCACCGCCTGGCCGGGTCTGCACTACGCCACCTCGGTCGCGGAGGCGGTGCAGGACGCCGATGTGGTGCTGTTGGCCACCGAGTGGGACGAGTACCGCGAGCTGGACCCGGACTCCATCGCCGACCTGGTCGCCCAACGGCACATCCTGGACGGCCGCAATGTGCTGGAGCCGACCCGGTGGCGCGCCGCCGGCTGGACCTACCGGGCGCTCGGCCGCCCCTGA
- a CDS encoding MarR family winged helix-turn-helix transcriptional regulator: MPEPTPAQCRPGALAGELRGAIGVSHRRIRSRRGAADLPDAQFTVLAVLLREGPLTPGALADREHVQPPTMTRTVNTLVDLGFVTKEPHPTDGRLVMVRLTAAGESEVRETRRRRDDWLAQQLKKLTAEERSTLAEAAVLLRRITAAG; the protein is encoded by the coding sequence ATGCCCGAACCGACCCCCGCCCAGTGCCGTCCCGGTGCCCTGGCGGGTGAGCTGCGCGGCGCGATCGGCGTCTCCCATCGCCGGATCCGCTCCCGTCGTGGGGCCGCGGACCTGCCGGATGCCCAGTTCACCGTGCTCGCCGTGCTGCTCCGGGAGGGGCCGCTGACCCCCGGTGCCCTGGCCGACCGCGAGCACGTGCAGCCGCCCACCATGACCCGGACCGTCAACACGCTGGTCGACCTCGGCTTCGTCACCAAGGAGCCGCACCCCACCGACGGCCGGTTGGTGATGGTCCGGCTCACCGCGGCGGGGGAGTCCGAGGTCCGGGAGACCCGTCGGCGCCGGGACGACTGGCTGGCGCAGCAACTGAAGAAACTCACCGCAGAAGAGCGGTCGACCCTGGCGGAGGCTGCCGTGCTGCTCCGCCGGATCACGGCCGCGGGATGA
- a CDS encoding MFS transporter: MNSTFASLKIHNYRLWFAGALVANVGTWMQRVAQDWLVLTDLSDDSGLAVGITTALQFAPTLLLSAWAGLLADRVNRRKLLIASQVAQGLLALGLGLLVLSGHAQLWQVYLFALALGCVAAIDQPVRQTFVAELVPAGKLSNAVGLNSASFNAARLIGPGLAGLLIAAFGSGWAFVINGATFAATILALTKMRTDQLYSMPAAPRAKGQIREGIRYVRHRSDILVIMVVIGVVSTFGLNFQMTSAMMARSEFGKGAGEYGILGSIMAIGSLAGALLAARRERPRVRLVIGAAFGFGIATGVQALMPTYASYAVAAIPVGLASLTMLTAANTTIQMSTDPAVRGRVMSLYMIVMLGATPIGAPIVGWIGEHFGARWSIGIGSITALLVATLAAVWAKKRWQVELHYRVRARPHLQVIYPRRAADRVAAQEVTDASAT; encoded by the coding sequence ATGAACTCCACTTTCGCCTCGCTCAAGATCCACAACTACCGCCTCTGGTTCGCCGGTGCGCTGGTCGCCAACGTCGGCACCTGGATGCAGCGCGTCGCCCAGGACTGGCTGGTGCTGACCGACCTCTCCGACGACTCAGGGCTCGCGGTCGGGATCACCACCGCGCTCCAGTTCGCCCCGACCCTGCTGCTGTCCGCCTGGGCCGGGCTGCTCGCCGACCGGGTCAACCGCCGCAAGCTGCTGATCGCCAGCCAGGTCGCGCAAGGACTGCTCGCCCTCGGGCTCGGGCTGCTGGTGCTGTCCGGGCACGCCCAGCTCTGGCAGGTCTACCTGTTCGCCCTCGCCCTGGGCTGCGTCGCCGCGATCGACCAGCCGGTGCGCCAGACCTTCGTCGCCGAACTGGTCCCGGCCGGGAAGCTGTCGAACGCCGTCGGGCTGAACAGCGCCTCCTTCAACGCCGCACGGTTGATCGGCCCCGGGCTCGCCGGTCTGCTGATCGCCGCCTTCGGCTCGGGTTGGGCCTTCGTCATCAACGGCGCGACCTTCGCCGCGACGATCCTCGCGCTGACCAAGATGCGCACCGATCAGCTCTACTCGATGCCCGCCGCTCCCCGGGCGAAGGGCCAGATCCGCGAGGGCATCCGGTACGTCCGGCACCGCTCCGACATCCTGGTGATCATGGTCGTGATCGGGGTGGTCTCCACCTTCGGCCTCAACTTCCAGATGACCAGCGCGATGATGGCCCGCTCCGAGTTCGGCAAGGGCGCGGGGGAGTACGGCATCCTCGGCTCGATCATGGCGATCGGGTCGCTGGCCGGGGCGCTGCTCGCCGCCCGGCGGGAACGGCCGCGGGTCCGGCTGGTGATCGGTGCCGCCTTCGGCTTCGGCATCGCGACCGGGGTGCAGGCATTGATGCCGACCTACGCCTCCTATGCCGTCGCCGCGATCCCGGTCGGCCTCGCCTCGCTCACCATGCTCACCGCGGCGAACACGACGATCCAGATGTCCACCGACCCCGCGGTGCGCGGCCGGGTCATGTCGCTCTACATGATCGTGATGCTCGGGGCGACGCCGATCGGCGCGCCGATCGTGGGCTGGATCGGTGAGCACTTCGGCGCCCGCTGGTCCATCGGCATCGGTTCGATCACCGCGCTGCTGGTGGCCACCCTCGCGGCGGTGTGGGCCAAGAAGCGCTGGCAGGTGGAGCTGCACTACCGGGTGCGGGCGCGGCCGCACCTGCAGGTGATCT